One genomic window of Gemmatimonadales bacterium includes the following:
- a CDS encoding VOC family protein, whose product MKKIQVQGVHHITIVGSNRQSAIDFWEGVLGMPFIFEQPNLGKADESHLYFDPGDGRLLTVFTDESRVDAGRDAPREIGCVEHLAFNVSQATFALAADRLRARGISFIQRDRGFMNSIYLRDPNGLKVELACYKFEVPDGFRAADVLMNAHRLRVERGDHHIGDEHVADAIELLYASRDRLSH is encoded by the coding sequence ATGAAGAAGATTCAGGTGCAGGGCGTTCACCACATCACGATTGTCGGTTCAAACCGGCAGAGCGCCATTGATTTCTGGGAGGGCGTGCTCGGGATGCCGTTCATCTTCGAGCAGCCCAACCTGGGAAAGGCTGATGAGAGTCACCTCTACTTCGACCCTGGCGACGGCCGCCTGCTGACCGTGTTTACCGACGAGTCGCGGGTCGATGCAGGGCGCGATGCGCCGCGCGAGATTGGGTGCGTCGAGCATCTGGCGTTCAACGTGTCGCAGGCCACCTTTGCGCTGGCGGCTGACCGCCTGCGCGCCAGGGGCATCAGCTTCATCCAGCGCGACCGTGGCTTCATGAACTCGATCTACCTGCGGGACCCCAACGGACTCAAGGTCGAGCTGGCGTGCTACAAGTTCGAGGTGCCAGACGGGTTTCGCGCCGCCGACGTGCTGATGAATGCGCATCGCCTCAGAGTCGAGCGGGGCGACCACCATATCGGCGACGAGCATGTCGCCGATGCGATCGAACTGCTCTATGCGAGTCGGGATCGGTTGTCACACTGA